The Sesamum indicum cultivar Zhongzhi No. 13 linkage group LG6, S_indicum_v1.0, whole genome shotgun sequence genomic interval ATTaggtttttaattatattactgggactttgtttaattttggtcTGCGCTAGCCGTAAGCATTCTTTTGGagaatcaacaaattcaagaaatttgagCTTGTGAAGGAAGAGAGAGAACCGGGCTTTTTGTATCCATGAAATTTGAAGCTAGAATGTGGGTTGCATTCTTGTTTTTAGATACATTTTTTCTGTTGTGTCCACTGTCCAGGACTTCTTAACCAAAAAGGGagaaacatataattaattgaagaagaaaagttgGTCTCTAGAGAAAAGTTGTCCTGGAAAGAAGGCACCTCTTGGGGTTGGGAGGTTGGAGTTGCCTAATACAGTTGGTTAATTTCAGGAAACTTTCTTCTGTTGCAGGTTCTTTCTGTTGTTGGCCTGCTTCAAGATGAAGTGGACCCAATGGTATCTGTAATGAAGGTTGAGAAGGCTCCATTGGAGTCCTATGCTGATATTGGTGGTCTGGATGCCCAGATCCAGGAGATCAAAGAGGCAGTTGAGCTTCCTTTAACGCACCCTGAACTATACGAAGATATTGGTATTAAACCTCCCAAGGGAGTCATACTCTATGGAGAACCTGGAACAGGGAAAACATTACTAGCAAAGGTGTGTgctcttgtatttttatacttacCTTTCAATTTGGCAGGGGGATATACTTTATCTGCTTTGATGAATCAGTAAATTCATATGATGAACTGTCTTTAGCATCTGTTATTTGTTTCTTAAATGATGCTGTTCGTCTTCATATTAGTCAATAATGAGGGGAACGAAACATGAAACTTCTTCAACTACTTTGTTGACTGCCATTTATGTGCTACCTTTCCCCTAGAGTGATATTTgcaataataatgatgaatgAGCTTTCAAGTGGCCTAAGCTTGAGAGCTTGCTTCCTCAAGCTTGTGAGAATTTCTTCTTACCTTAACTGTTTTAGGTAAGAGCTATTTTCTTGCACTTGATTACTATATGAGCTTAACTAATGGAGCTGAAACATATGGTGCCTTGGGGGGCCACTGTTCTGGATTAGTTGTTGAAAAGTAGCGTGTGACTGTCTCATTCGGATGGTTGCTGCATATGGCTTCCCATGGATTTGTTAAGGGACTGCTGTTTTTGCTCTATCAGACTGATTTGTTATGTTTTGTATGGTAGTTTGTAGTCAACAGTTGGTAAACCTCTTGTCTTCATAAATTTCTTCAGGCTGTGGCAAATTCTACATCGGCAACTTTCTTGCGTGTTGTTGGAAGtgaattaattcaaaagtaCCTGGGAGATGGTCCTAAGTTGGTGAGAGAACTCTTCAGAGTTGCCGATGATCTTTCACCATCCATCGTctttattgatgaaattgatgCTGTGGGTACAAAAAGGTAATTTCCAGAGTGTTAGTGGCCACGTAATAGGAAAAAGCTGGTACTTATGAGAGAATCATATCTGCAGGTATGATGCCCACTCAGGTGGTGAACGTGAAATTCAGAGAACTATGTTGGAATTGTTGAATCAATTAGATGGTTTTGATTCAAGAGGAGATGTGAAAGTAATTCttgcaacaaataaaattgaaagtctTGATCCAGCCCTCCTCCGGCCAGGTAGAATAGATAGAAAGATTGAATTTCCCCTTCCAGATATCAAGACCAGGAGACGGATTTTCCAGGTATGCATGCCGTGATTTCTCGCTTAAGAAGTGTTTACTTGGTTCactatattcaaaatttccaATGACCATGCACCTCATTCAGTATTCTCTTGTTGATGTTCAGATACACACATCAAGAATGACTTTGGCTGATGATGTCAACCTGGAAGAGTTTGTTATGACAAAAGATGAGTTTTCTGGAGCTGATATCAAAGCCATATGTACTGAAGCTGGTTTACTTGCTTTGAGAGAGCGCCGCATGAAGGTAATTTGACAAAGCTTTCACCAGTTTTTCAGAATTCTCTTTAACTGGTTTTCATCATGAGCAcccaaaacacacacacacacacacacacacacaaattaaAGGGAAAAGAAGGGCAGATATCATTTTCCCAGAGCGATGAGCACATTTGCTTAATTTGGTGCCAGCTTTTTCAAAGTAAAACCTTTATGGTTcacataattattcttataaaattataatgcatGCTTCTCGAATGTGTTAATTTCTTGACATAAATCATGCAAAAAGGAtacatttttgttgttgagAATCCTATGGCTCTCTATTTTATGTTTGAATGCTAATTGGGGGGTATCTAACAGATTAAATTTACATTAGTAGACAGTTGCCCTGTAATCTGGCCCTATCAGTGTTCATTTGTGTTCAGAAATCCATCGTGTCAACTGGTGCAAGAGAAGTTTTCAGGAATACAAGATCTCAAGACTTTTCTAGTCATATACAAGAAGTTTTCAGGAATCACTTGTTAAAGAGTGGATGAAATTGCTTCACTGTTCTAGAATCAAAGTTAACTCACTTAGCCACTTCTCTATTTAGCTTAATGTTGCATAATTGCAAAGACATTGCAAGGTTGCTGTATTGCATAGGTTTCTCGTTTCTGAATGTTTAACATGCGGATAAAATCACTAGGAGGTGATTAGTGTATACCTCACTGTTTTATGATGACCTGATATTACTTTTGCCCTTGTATTTCATATTCTGACTGCACAGATTGACAAACTTAAACTATGATGATCAGGTGACACATGCAGATTTCAAGAAGGCTAAAGATAAGGTCATGTTCAAGAAGAAAGAGGGTGTTCCTGAGGGGCTCTATATGTGATGATTATGAGTTTACTGTTCACATCTTGTTCATTTTGTTGAACGCATCTTTGGTCATGGGCTGGTTATGACAATGATCATAAACGATGGAAATTTCATTTAACAGAAAATGTGATGTTACCGATAGCCTTCATTTATTTAGGAGGTATTCAAAGTTTCACAAGTTTGCTTGGAAATTACAGCAATCAGCTCTCTCCTCCCTTGTTTTGCTCTGCTTTTGGATGAAGAACTCGTGTTAATAGTGTAGGCTATGCAAATATCAACATAGAACTTGAAATTATCTGCCAGACAGTTATATATCCATACTAAAAcctttttattaatcataCACAATCTTAGACTAAAACTTGCAGACAAGCTCAACCGAGTCAAGTTTTTAACGCACTCCAACAAGATAACATCAATCATAGCTACAGCCTACATGTAAGCAAAGCAAACCACACATAATTACGTtacaaataaaagtaaaatctGCTAATACACTAGAACAATTAACCACCCTACATTACAACAACAGGCCAACATTCCAAAGCAGCCACACACCCGGAGGTAGCTTCAAGGATACGGCAAGTTCCCAGCACCACCAGCTCCGCCACCAAAGCCACCGCCCAATCCACCAGGGAAGCCGCCACCTACTCCAGCAAAACCACCGTTGGGCCCAGTCCCAATACCTCCAACGCTGCCAAATGGTATCCCATTGCTGCCAACGCCCCCGAAGAAGACAAAGTTCTTCTGATCAGTAACACCATCGCTCCCCGGCACAACCCTGGCTGCCGCCTGACAGGCCACGAGAAGAGCAACAAGAAACATGAAAACCCACCTCGCCATTTCCCTCAATATCTAATTTTCTCTAAACTTTAGCTCTCCCCAACACTCACTTGACACCTGAAAGAATTGTCAGCCTCTGCTGGCTTTTTAAAGAGAGTGGGAACAGAAATGGTGAGAAAGGAGCAGTTGAGAGCAATGAATGCATGGaaataaatgtatatgaaTCATGTGTTATGATATATGGGGGGTTTTCTTTCTAGATATGTAGGGTGGAGGGAAAGCATGAAGATTAAGTAGAGGAGATGTATATTTACAGCATGCACATGCCTTAGCTGGATACACAATTTATTGCCCTCAGCCACAGGCAACCAACAAAAACTTGGGACTCCTGCAAACTTTAATCTGATTAATCCTAATCCAACCTACTTTGTCTAGACTTAAttcattgcatttttttatttattattcccAACAAAGGGAACTTAATCATCTTTGGACATTGACTTTGACCAGACTCATTCAGACATTCTTTAATTTGGTTACTACATCATCATTCATACACTCGAAATAAATAGAGATAGTTTGTATAGTAATACTAACGTTTTCGGTAGGGtgaatgtttaattttctaaaaaacttgagtggtttgtgtaaatcATTTACACAATTATAGTTTAgaggatataaatataattattcctatcaTTTATGCTGATCCTGAAACttcctattattttttgggtttttccatccccccctccccccctaGTTTCCTGGTACAGAAACAGAACTACAAGTAAGGAAGTTTGAAGCACagaataacaaagaaaaacttttttccaaaaaaatgtgtttatgTTTTGGTAAGAGAAGGAGGGGCTGAGAAGAGTGgcagaagaagagaagagagcTGTCATCTCACCACTGCACAACAACAACTGTAATTTGGTGGCCCATATGTTTACCACTCAACCAACTCACTCAATTGCATTTgcaacacacacaaaatataaacaatttcctatttttttttattccactttaactttaatttaattttataaatatttatgaaaattatatgaatataaaaaaatcagtatttaaaattaaatattaatttaataaaaaaaaggaattcgaaccatcttttttttttgtgctgGATTGAATAGAAGTTACAATTGAAATCATAcccatcaaaattcatttcaaaCCGTCCTCACTATGGTGGATTCgaatccaaaaaattaaaagtgggGTGGTTCCGAAAAATTAGATGCACCCCCAGGTCCTTAAGGGCTAGTTTCGAAAGCCGCTCcgatataacatatatatattttaattcttttactttttgttttcacTTATTAGTCCGTCTTTTCTTCCCCCAAATTTGATTGTTATAGAGtttaaacattaataaaatattacattatattatttatttattattaaatatttattcaatagtTGATAAATTGACGATGAAAGATGTAAAAGTCGTTACCAATCTATAATTGCTATGGATAGTTTGAGTTGTTTTgtcacaataattttatttgtagttGAATATTTGATagacaattatatttataatttataagttgaatatacataaaaaaataaaataatcgaATTTATTGGGTTAAATTCGTCGAGATTGATCTTATAGGAAGGTGGGGCGGggcataaaaaaaattagaaggaATCCAAGTCCTTTATGGAGATGGGAGGACGATTCCTGAATTCATTCAAACCCGTCCTGTCGTCATCCCTATGNNNNNNNNNNNTTCCATCTGCATTCCTGGAAGTTGGCGACTCCCCTTACATTTACTTTTTCAATTGAATGCACAAGTTTAATAAACTCTTGTCCATGTTACATAAGATCTACATCCCCATTTTCACTTGTATTGGGCCTCAGTCCTTTTGCAAATCCTTTTAATTGACACCGTATATCATGAATGTCTGAGGTCTGTCGTAATGATAAATactctcttattttttaaaaaattataagtaatttcttaaaatttaagattGTCTGACAAATACTCCCTGTAGTGGGCTGTCACGATGGAGTATTTCTTAGATGACGATTAATTGcaaagggtatttataatttttcgaaaatgaaaagtatttataattataacaaatctaaaaaaaaacccGTTGTGATATAcccttatattaatattcattttccatatacaaaaatatttaaaaaaaaaaaacagaaataacTTGGTCAGCATGCATTGCTTCCACAAATGAGTGGTTTATGAAAGGAGAAGAAATCGCATTATTGCTACGCCATGTAAAAACCAAAACTCATGTTCAATACAACACTTACATCTTTGTTTCCACtataaatacaatacaatCATCACATCTAACAATTTCAAACTGTCCAACTCCTCACTCACCTCAtcttaactatatataaagagataaaatttaattatattaacagaataatattagtaattatgaCAAGCATCGCGTTCACCACCTCCATCACAAAGCTCCCAACCACCAACAAACTACCTTTCATCCTTGGCCGCCAACCTACCCTCTCTCTTCTTCCTATTTTTCACGTATATTTcgatccttttttttttttgcttattttttttgtttttatgatgatattatattaatttgatttagaatgatgaaaatgagatAGGGTGCGGGTAGACGTTATGGCACGATGGCTACATACGATGAGGCTGCCGAGGCAGCTAAGCACGGCCGCGACGCCGCCAAGAAGGGCGTGGATGCGGCCAAGAGGGGCGGCCAACAAGTGAAAAAGGAGGCCACTGCTGCTGCAGATAATGTATGttgagaaaacaaaaaaaaattacaatattcttTTGGTTATTACTatactattaatttaaaagtttaactGCCAGTTTCCAGCACTTCTACAAAGTATTCAACACCACCTACTGCATTTTGGACTGCTAATATTGCCAAATATTGAAATAGTAGgggaaaatacaaataatttaattgttatattataaatgaataaattattttttttataaaaaaaatagtaatttatctttttatgttttaaaaaatgcatcGATTTATCCTATCGTGtctttcaattaaaaaacatGCGAGGGGAgaggggagtaaattgctattatttttttatatatatagaagtaatttgctcatttataatattatatgaagtAATTGCATATAAACCCGAAATAGTGGTGTAAAGAAGTATATAGGTCATATCTAATTGAATCAACTAATCGTACAACAAAATGGAATAGTTTATTATGTGATCCGGTCATATTAATCCTTAgactatataaaaattatacttattatttaattgattctgtatttattatgtaattagtcATTGCATTcgtattatacataaattacgtttattatgtgattgggTATTCTTTTCAAActaaacataaattatatttaaataaatcatacataatgggtgtaaatgtaattatctgttaatatttaatatcattttcatatttttt includes:
- the LOC105165704 gene encoding 26S proteasome regulatory subunit 4 homolog A; amino-acid sequence: MGQGTPGGLNRQLPGDRKNDGDKKEKKFEPAAPPARVGRKQRKQKGPEAAARIPTVTPLTKCKLRLLKLERIKDYLLMEEEFVANQERLKPQEEKTEEDRSKVDDLRGSPMSVGNLEELIDENHAIVSSSVGPEYYVGILSFVDKDQLEPGCAILMHNKVLSVVGLLQDEVDPMVSVMKVEKAPLESYADIGGLDAQIQEIKEAVELPLTHPELYEDIGIKPPKGVILYGEPGTGKTLLAKAVANSTSATFLRVVGSELIQKYLGDGPKLVRELFRVADDLSPSIVFIDEIDAVGTKRYDAHSGGEREIQRTMLELLNQLDGFDSRGDVKVILATNKIESLDPALLRPGRIDRKIEFPLPDIKTRRRIFQIHTSRMTLADDVNLEEFVMTKDEFSGADIKAICTEAGLLALRERRMKVTHADFKKAKDKVMFKKKEGVPEGLYM
- the LOC105165706 gene encoding late embryogenesis abundant protein 76, whose amino-acid sequence is MTSIAFTTSITKLPTTNKLPFILGRQPTLSLLPIFHGAGRRYGTMATYDEAAEAAKHGRDAAKKGVDAAKRGGQQVKKEATAAADNAGQKMGDMAGKVSSTAQDAAGKVKQTAQDAAGKVKQTAEDAWGSVKDATNKIKDTVVGKAEASADSAKDTIREGAAKVDRTINSKN